Proteins encoded together in one Thermoanaerobaculum aquaticum window:
- a CDS encoding B3/B4 domain-containing protein, with protein sequence MSFPPRCDLQLPGWGLFWAEMVATGEGSEALAQLRREVARRVRESHRLEELPDHPTVAAVRKLFRQAGCDPTRWRPSSEALVRRVLKGEELPAISPLVDINNCLSLELLVPACVMAAGTVQGPLTFRAGRAGETMLSLRGPVSLEGKPLLADDLGPFSTPITDSQRVKVTADTREAWLVVYLSQGVVSGDCVRQALELLLSEAPVARVLATALVP encoded by the coding sequence ATGAGCTTTCCACCGCGTTGCGATCTTCAGCTTCCCGGGTGGGGGTTGTTTTGGGCGGAAATGGTGGCTACGGGGGAGGGGAGTGAGGCGCTGGCGCAGCTGCGCCGGGAGGTGGCGCGGCGGGTGCGGGAATCTCACCGGTTGGAGGAGCTGCCCGACCACCCCACGGTGGCGGCGGTGCGCAAGCTGTTCCGGCAGGCGGGCTGCGATCCCACGCGCTGGCGCCCGTCTTCCGAGGCTTTGGTGCGACGGGTGCTGAAAGGCGAAGAGCTGCCGGCCATTTCCCCTTTGGTGGATATCAACAACTGCTTGTCCCTGGAGCTTTTGGTGCCCGCTTGTGTGATGGCGGCAGGTACCGTACAGGGGCCCCTTACGTTTCGTGCAGGACGCGCTGGGGAGACCATGCTTTCCCTTCGGGGCCCTGTGAGCTTGGAGGGGAAGCCGCTTTTAGCTGACGATCTTGGCCCTTTTAGCACACCCATTACCGATTCCCAACGGGTGAAGGTCACCGCCGATACCCGAGAGGCTTGGCTGGTGGTCTACCTCTCCCAGGGCGTGGTGAGCGGGGATTGCGTCCGCCAGGCGCTTGAACTTCTCCTTTCCGAGGCTCC